The proteins below are encoded in one region of Bifidobacterium dentium JCM 1195 = DSM 20436:
- a CDS encoding PucR family transcriptional regulator yields the protein MAITVRNLLEQRSLNLRLAVEGSGATLDSPISWVQVSESADPTTYLEGGELLLTTGLVMPDGTPDAAHREYASRLAEIGARGVGFGLGIQHEHVPQWLIYQCEAVGLPLFTVPLATPFIAISKTIARGISDDTHRNVERMYRNQQRLLRSVHSLDPVSTIISRLAELIGGWTALLNPAGGIIESSHHTLPVDMDSLSDVLAFSVLGEAKFTVAKGYDIAIFHVASPNRQTLGYLVAGRKGERGAIDHPLVAEAASLLSLAVNSEAASNRALTHLRSSMTRLCLEGESQSVRRFADDVWNGLPVQPLAVLRIIGQQDALEDAGRLFEPFRRTVAKNDNRVVFGIVDGDMWAIVSQSNAAMWTQQLTRTGRLTVSQSSGATWIDMPRARHEAYQAGAEALTSGKALVQYGDGEGGATLEGVVEPSLMRAFADLKLAPIANLTFDLSTGPHTKAGTARTTEAAPATESSSDETDSGTQVRAIDVLWAWLQSRGRTEEAARMAGMHRHTLTKYLGVIGKELGADLNDPGTTAELWYACRFSRFGGTLK from the coding sequence ATGGCGATTACCGTACGCAATCTGCTTGAGCAACGCTCCCTCAACTTACGACTGGCTGTGGAAGGTTCCGGCGCGACGCTGGACTCCCCCATCTCATGGGTGCAGGTATCCGAATCAGCCGACCCAACCACATATCTGGAGGGCGGCGAGCTGTTACTGACCACTGGTCTGGTAATGCCGGACGGCACGCCCGACGCGGCTCATCGAGAATATGCCTCCCGTCTTGCGGAGATTGGCGCACGTGGAGTCGGATTCGGTTTGGGCATCCAGCATGAACATGTGCCGCAATGGCTCATCTATCAATGCGAAGCGGTCGGCCTGCCCTTGTTTACAGTGCCATTGGCGACACCGTTCATCGCCATCTCCAAAACTATCGCGCGCGGCATCTCCGATGATACGCATCGCAACGTGGAACGAATGTACCGCAATCAGCAACGGCTGCTCCGTAGCGTGCATTCGCTCGATCCGGTGAGCACGATCATCTCGCGTCTGGCCGAACTGATCGGCGGCTGGACCGCACTGCTCAATCCGGCGGGCGGCATCATTGAATCTTCCCATCACACGCTGCCGGTCGACATGGACTCCTTAAGCGACGTGCTCGCGTTCAGCGTACTCGGCGAGGCGAAGTTCACGGTGGCGAAAGGCTACGACATTGCGATTTTTCATGTGGCCTCTCCCAACCGACAGACACTGGGCTATCTGGTCGCGGGTCGTAAAGGCGAGCGCGGCGCCATCGACCATCCGTTGGTGGCGGAAGCCGCTTCACTGTTGTCTTTGGCCGTGAACAGCGAAGCGGCATCCAATCGTGCGCTCACGCACCTGCGCTCCAGCATGACCAGGCTGTGCCTGGAAGGCGAATCGCAATCGGTGCGTCGTTTCGCGGACGACGTATGGAACGGGCTGCCGGTGCAACCGTTGGCCGTATTGCGCATTATCGGACAGCAGGATGCGTTGGAGGATGCCGGCCGGCTGTTCGAGCCGTTCCGACGTACGGTGGCGAAGAACGACAATCGTGTGGTGTTCGGCATTGTGGACGGCGATATGTGGGCGATCGTGTCGCAATCGAATGCGGCGATGTGGACGCAGCAGCTGACCCGCACGGGTCGACTGACCGTGAGCCAATCCTCAGGTGCGACCTGGATCGATATGCCCCGTGCGCGACATGAGGCATATCAGGCGGGCGCGGAGGCACTGACCAGCGGCAAGGCGCTGGTACAGTACGGCGACGGCGAGGGCGGTGCGACGCTGGAAGGCGTGGTGGAGCCGTCGCTGATGCGTGCGTTCGCGGATCTCAAACTCGCGCCGATTGCGAATCTCACGTTCGACCTATCAACCGGACCGCACACCAAGGCGGGAACGGCACGAACGACGGAAGCCGCACCAGCAACGGAATCGTCAAGCGACGAAACGGATTCAGGCACGCAGGTACGTGCCATCGACGTACTGTGGGCATGGCTGCAAAGCCGCGGCAGGACCGAAGAGGCCGCGCGGATGGCCGGCATGCATCGGCATACGCTGACCAAATATCTGGGAGTCATCGGCAAGGAGCTGGGTGCCGATCTGAACGATCCGGGCACTACCGCGGAACTGTGGTACGCATGCCGGTTCTCACGGTTTGGCGGCACGCTGAAGTGA
- a CDS encoding ROK family protein: MTAKKHILAFEIGTFFTRYVVFEDGRMGIPGTIATPVDSAESFYRALAHIANNQRFPLDGIAMSMPGFIDIDRQLAVTAGALGMLYKHEIGKELQKYLDNPVPTWMENDANCAAMAEKLSGNAVKLDDFALITIDSGVGGALFLDGKIRRGKDWRAGELGMMIPNYENGGFQTLQNYLSTIVLAESYAEELDVPSGSIVPATLFHKLDDPHVRKIVDQWIDYLAIAVFNITAVADPECVLLGGGVCREQQLLPLVNAALDKIPAWDSFRTSVKRCRHTNNAGLIGAYYAFETEVDGLEKVPIR, from the coding sequence ATGACGGCGAAGAAGCATATTCTGGCGTTCGAAATCGGCACGTTCTTCACCCGTTATGTGGTCTTCGAAGACGGCCGTATGGGCATCCCCGGCACTATCGCGACGCCGGTGGACAGTGCGGAATCCTTCTATCGGGCACTCGCGCACATCGCCAACAACCAACGTTTCCCGCTCGACGGCATCGCCATGAGCATGCCCGGATTCATCGATATCGACAGGCAGCTGGCCGTCACCGCTGGCGCGCTTGGCATGCTGTATAAGCATGAAATCGGCAAAGAGCTGCAGAAATATCTCGATAATCCGGTGCCGACATGGATGGAAAACGATGCGAATTGTGCTGCGATGGCGGAGAAACTCAGTGGCAATGCCGTCAAGCTCGATGATTTCGCGCTGATCACCATCGATTCCGGCGTCGGCGGCGCCCTGTTCCTTGACGGCAAGATTCGACGCGGCAAGGATTGGCGCGCCGGCGAGCTCGGTATGATGATTCCGAATTATGAAAACGGAGGGTTTCAGACCCTGCAAAACTATCTGTCCACCATCGTGCTGGCCGAAAGCTATGCGGAGGAATTGGACGTGCCTTCCGGGTCCATCGTGCCGGCGACGTTGTTCCACAAGCTGGATGACCCGCATGTGCGCAAAATCGTGGATCAATGGATCGACTATCTTGCCATTGCCGTGTTCAACATTACCGCGGTCGCCGATCCCGAATGCGTGCTGTTGGGCGGAGGCGTCTGCCGTGAGCAGCAGCTGTTGCCGTTGGTCAATGCGGCACTTGACAAGATTCCAGCATGGGATTCGTTCCGCACGTCCGTGAAGCGTTGCCGCCACACCAACAACGCCGGCCTGATCGGAGCCTACTACGCCTTCGAAACCGAAGTCGATGGCTTGGAGAAAGTGCCGATTCGCTGA
- a CDS encoding beta-galactosidase: MKPIYDHFLFGGDWNPEQWPEETWEHDIEMLEDAHINEVTINVFSWALLQPAEDRYDFTMLDKIVALLVKHDFNIVMATGTAALPGWMVRLHPEVIRTEQNGTRHVFGGRHNFCPTSPYFREASRALAAHVAERYTGTPGLVNWHVCNEYGGGGGLCYCDQCAESFRAWLKAKYGTVEALNQAWCANFWSHTITEWADVVPPVSYGDGIGDAKCVVSGLQMDYRRFQSQAQLACYKNERDAIREYDAVTPITTNLMGTFKDLDYFEWAKEMDVVSWDNYPGMDTPSSFTAMCHDLMRGIGGNKPFMLMEQTPNQQNWFPFCKVKRPGEVRKLSWQAVAHGADTVQFFQMKQSIGGCERFHGAVIAHDGTEDSRVFKETAALGDELARIGKRIMGSEIHAKVAIMFDWQSYWSLEGCVGPTAGFSYPNEVHRFYRALWRRNVPVDMIESTMPLNELKKYDLVIAPALITVLPGVAETLEAYVSDGGNFITGYMAGIHDEHDLVVPGGYPGKLRKLMGVWIEEIDALAPSETIEVHGDMVDAKGEIVASIIHREGARRLATYGGSEFYAGHSALTVNDFGSGKAYFVGTPLDETGMNAFMASIVSELGLGSIGTPEDVSLSVRYADDGTRYAFLINNGNTDKRLCVSELNGGEELLSGGRIDDAIELRPYGVNVIKL, encoded by the coding sequence ATGAAGCCGATTTATGACCACTTCCTGTTCGGCGGCGATTGGAACCCGGAACAGTGGCCGGAGGAGACTTGGGAGCATGACATCGAAATGCTCGAAGACGCCCATATCAACGAAGTCACCATCAACGTGTTCTCGTGGGCGCTGCTGCAGCCGGCCGAAGACCGCTACGACTTCACCATGCTCGACAAGATCGTTGCGCTGCTCGTCAAACACGATTTCAACATCGTGATGGCCACCGGCACCGCGGCCCTGCCCGGCTGGATGGTGCGCCTGCACCCTGAAGTAATCCGCACCGAACAGAACGGCACTCGCCACGTGTTCGGAGGCCGACACAACTTCTGCCCGACCTCGCCGTACTTCCGCGAAGCGTCCCGCGCGCTCGCCGCACATGTGGCCGAACGCTACACCGGCACTCCGGGTCTGGTGAACTGGCATGTGTGCAACGAATACGGCGGAGGCGGCGGCCTGTGCTATTGCGACCAGTGTGCGGAATCCTTCCGTGCATGGCTCAAGGCCAAGTATGGCACCGTCGAAGCGCTCAACCAGGCGTGGTGCGCCAACTTCTGGAGCCACACCATCACCGAATGGGCCGACGTGGTGCCACCCGTCAGCTATGGCGATGGCATCGGCGACGCCAAATGCGTGGTCTCCGGCCTGCAGATGGACTATCGTCGCTTCCAAAGCCAGGCGCAGCTCGCATGCTACAAGAACGAACGTGACGCGATTCGTGAATACGATGCCGTCACGCCGATCACCACCAACCTCATGGGCACGTTCAAGGATCTCGACTACTTTGAATGGGCCAAGGAGATGGACGTGGTCAGCTGGGACAACTACCCGGGCATGGACACTCCGTCGAGCTTCACCGCCATGTGCCACGACCTCATGCGCGGCATCGGCGGCAACAAGCCGTTCATGCTCATGGAGCAGACTCCGAACCAGCAGAACTGGTTCCCGTTCTGCAAGGTCAAGCGCCCCGGTGAAGTGCGAAAACTCAGCTGGCAGGCCGTGGCGCATGGTGCCGACACCGTGCAGTTCTTCCAGATGAAGCAGTCCATCGGCGGCTGCGAACGCTTCCATGGCGCGGTCATCGCGCACGATGGCACCGAAGATTCCCGCGTGTTCAAGGAGACTGCGGCGCTCGGCGACGAGCTGGCCCGCATCGGCAAGCGCATCATGGGCTCCGAGATCCACGCGAAAGTCGCCATCATGTTCGATTGGCAGAGCTACTGGTCGCTCGAAGGCTGCGTCGGCCCGACCGCCGGTTTCTCATATCCGAACGAAGTGCACCGTTTCTACCGCGCACTGTGGCGCCGCAACGTGCCGGTCGACATGATCGAAAGCACCATGCCGCTCAATGAGCTCAAGAAGTACGATCTGGTCATCGCCCCCGCGCTGATCACCGTGCTGCCGGGCGTTGCCGAAACGCTGGAAGCCTATGTCTCCGATGGCGGCAACTTCATCACCGGCTATATGGCTGGCATCCATGACGAGCATGATCTGGTGGTGCCGGGAGGCTATCCGGGCAAGCTGCGCAAGCTCATGGGCGTATGGATCGAGGAAATCGACGCACTCGCTCCCAGCGAGACCATCGAGGTGCATGGCGATATGGTCGACGCCAAAGGCGAAATCGTGGCAAGCATCATCCACCGTGAGGGTGCCAGGCGTCTCGCCACCTATGGTGGCAGTGAATTCTACGCAGGCCATTCTGCGCTCACCGTCAACGATTTCGGCTCCGGCAAGGCCTACTTCGTCGGCACTCCGCTCGACGAAACCGGCATGAACGCCTTCATGGCATCAATCGTGAGCGAACTGGGCTTGGGGTCGATCGGCACCCCGGAAGACGTGAGTCTGTCGGTGCGCTACGCCGATGACGGTACACGCTATGCGTTCCTCATCAACAACGGCAACACCGACAAGCGCCTGTGCGTCAGCGAACTCAACGGCGGTGAGGAGCTGCTGTCGGGCGGCCGCATCGACGATGCGATCGAACTCAGGCCGTACGGCGTCAACGTCATCAAACTATAG
- a CDS encoding glycoside hydrolase family 43 protein, with translation MTLFNVTEAKRIASGFHPDPTICETPQGTYYMVNSSFEFFPGLPVFESADGEHWRRIGNAMDRESQFPYESMGNSQGIYAPTLRYHDGRYYLIVTNVNKGNMILTTDDPHNGWSDPIWVEGWPGIDPSLFFDDDGSVYICGNEGSEPDDDGEREPAGIYLSRIDVATGTVLTKRQRICGGITGSNPEGPHMYKRGGTYYLMWAEGGTESGHMENIARSSSPTGPYEMYPGNPLITNRSTHLTLQAIGHCDCAHFDADRTLMVFHGTRNNDEYPAQGWLGREPYGVWFTWKDGWPDLADQSYDCPLDGCGEALEHEIAWITPSIDKAHRFTMNDAGSHITVTAARQDFGLEVGAPMIGTRQTDFRCAFTATIADPTQLVSGTAGIAIYANANHYMTIAVHAAEADTVAIDATVHNAGLISRVGGVHVPAGGPVRLIVRGDDYGYTFAVGTASDETTLGNAPGKVLSFTNAGGFTGILLGVYAHGDGVVDFNEVHYQAGSGVADE, from the coding sequence ATGACCCTTTTCAACGTAACCGAAGCCAAGCGTATCGCGTCAGGTTTCCATCCGGATCCGACCATCTGCGAAACCCCTCAGGGTACGTATTACATGGTCAACAGTTCCTTCGAATTCTTTCCGGGACTGCCCGTGTTCGAAAGCGCCGACGGCGAGCATTGGCGGCGTATCGGCAACGCAATGGACAGAGAGTCCCAGTTCCCCTATGAATCCATGGGCAACAGCCAAGGCATCTACGCGCCGACGTTGCGCTACCATGACGGCCGATACTATCTGATCGTCACCAACGTCAACAAAGGCAACATGATCCTCACCACCGACGATCCGCATAACGGATGGTCCGATCCGATCTGGGTGGAGGGATGGCCGGGCATCGATCCCAGTCTGTTCTTTGATGACGACGGTTCGGTCTACATCTGCGGCAACGAAGGTTCCGAGCCGGATGACGACGGTGAACGCGAACCCGCGGGAATCTATCTGTCACGCATCGATGTCGCCACAGGAACCGTGCTGACCAAACGTCAGCGCATCTGCGGGGGCATCACCGGATCGAATCCGGAAGGCCCGCACATGTACAAGCGCGGTGGCACATACTATCTTATGTGGGCCGAAGGCGGCACGGAATCCGGGCACATGGAGAACATCGCCCGCTCGTCCAGTCCGACTGGGCCGTACGAGATGTATCCGGGCAATCCGCTAATCACCAACCGCAGCACACATTTGACCCTGCAGGCCATCGGCCACTGCGATTGCGCCCATTTCGATGCCGATCGAACCTTGATGGTGTTCCATGGCACGCGCAACAACGACGAGTATCCTGCCCAAGGCTGGCTTGGCCGTGAGCCGTATGGAGTGTGGTTCACGTGGAAGGACGGTTGGCCCGATCTTGCCGACCAGTCCTACGATTGCCCTCTCGACGGTTGCGGCGAGGCCCTGGAGCATGAGATCGCATGGATCACACCGAGCATCGACAAGGCGCATCGCTTTACGATGAACGATGCGGGCTCGCATATCACCGTCACGGCCGCGCGGCAGGATTTCGGTTTGGAGGTGGGAGCGCCGATGATCGGCACACGGCAGACCGATTTCCGTTGTGCATTCACGGCGACCATCGCCGATCCGACGCAACTTGTCTCCGGAACGGCCGGCATCGCGATTTACGCGAATGCCAACCACTATATGACCATCGCAGTGCATGCCGCCGAAGCCGATACCGTCGCGATCGATGCAACCGTACACAATGCGGGTCTGATATCACGGGTCGGTGGTGTGCATGTGCCAGCGGGCGGACCGGTACGACTGATCGTCCGAGGTGACGATTACGGCTACACTTTCGCCGTCGGCACTGCTTCCGACGAAACCACGCTCGGCAATGCTCCCGGCAAAGTGCTGAGCTTCACCAACGCCGGAGGATTCACCGGAATCCTGCTTGGCGTCTATGCGCATGGTGACGGCGTCGTCGATTTCAACGAAGTGCACTATCAGGCAGGCAGTGGCGTCGCCGATGAGTAA
- a CDS encoding glycoside hydrolase family 5 protein, translated as MTTALEFVRGLGLGWNLGNTFDPVPLNDERNKTITTGGVWTPEDQQRLWFNKPFTRDCAFFVKEAGFDTIRIPVTWKDWQDPYTGNVDPVWMAAVQEAVDWSYEAGLNVIVDVHHDGGNGPFGWIRTASEDYPGVCSRFSALWHQIAERFRDYDHHLIFEGGNEICFPHAAHQDTAYELLNRLNQLFVDIVRASGGNNADRFLLIPGYNTDTALTCDERFRLPEDTVDDHLIVSIHYYSPAEFVLAEHDSDWCTPVDVWGSDEEVAAVEADFAKQKARFIDNGIPVIIGEYGLLTEPVDHKDHDSNIKWLRTVIRCALTNGSCPILWDTSTKEMCFLNRETGRFFDPEVEAIYQEARTMSVAQ; from the coding sequence ATGACCACGGCACTTGAGTTTGTGCGCGGCCTCGGACTTGGCTGGAATCTGGGCAACACCTTCGACCCGGTTCCGCTGAACGACGAACGCAACAAGACAATCACTACCGGGGGAGTGTGGACGCCCGAAGACCAGCAGCGACTGTGGTTCAACAAGCCGTTCACCCGCGACTGCGCCTTCTTCGTCAAGGAAGCGGGTTTCGACACCATCCGCATTCCCGTCACGTGGAAGGATTGGCAGGACCCGTACACCGGCAACGTCGATCCGGTATGGATGGCTGCCGTGCAGGAAGCCGTCGACTGGAGTTACGAGGCCGGATTGAACGTGATCGTCGACGTGCATCACGACGGCGGCAACGGCCCGTTCGGATGGATCCGTACCGCCAGCGAGGACTATCCGGGTGTCTGCTCGCGCTTCTCCGCACTATGGCATCAGATTGCGGAACGATTCCGTGATTACGATCATCATCTGATTTTCGAAGGCGGCAATGAGATCTGCTTCCCGCACGCTGCCCATCAGGACACCGCCTACGAACTGCTCAACCGGCTGAATCAACTGTTCGTCGATATCGTGCGCGCCTCCGGCGGCAACAATGCCGACCGATTCCTCCTGATCCCCGGTTACAACACCGACACCGCACTGACCTGCGACGAACGTTTCCGACTGCCGGAAGACACGGTCGACGATCACCTGATCGTGTCGATCCACTACTACTCGCCCGCCGAATTCGTGCTCGCCGAACATGACAGCGACTGGTGTACGCCGGTCGACGTGTGGGGCAGCGACGAGGAAGTGGCCGCGGTCGAAGCCGACTTCGCCAAACAGAAGGCACGTTTCATCGACAACGGCATTCCCGTGATCATCGGCGAGTACGGTCTTCTGACCGAACCCGTCGACCATAAGGATCACGACAGCAACATCAAGTGGCTGCGTACCGTCATCCGCTGCGCGCTGACCAATGGCTCCTGCCCGATCCTATGGGACACCTCCACCAAGGAAATGTGCTTCCTCAACCGCGAAACCGGCCGTTTCTTTGATCCCGAGGTCGAAGCCATCTACCAAGAGGCGCGCACCATGTCGGTGGCACAATAA
- a CDS encoding cellulase family glycosylhydrolase → MPQVMGRNGRQRRMGALLTVVTAMFAVLLMMAGMTTPALAAEQHAAVTINAERVAAGEYRLTITNNGSETIVKATGVTTVPQEILADGAAASYAWQVSGLQSGASAVAQQDGKALTIHIKEGSTSGKTKEQITDNTAATVSTDTQRKTTDNKAVKKSAGILGSTGSAVYAIALIAVGLAGVGISCKWENGRLAVRRTIAVLGTVAMIAGCMYAVPQRQASAAQHTATVQGVTSAIAVNGKEYQLASDVTITYEQVATLSSTEYAKAMGAGWNLGNSFDGVNTDLSAEDKGEEAWGNPKVTRELIHSVKEKGYTSIRVPMTVYHRSSENKDAKDGEYRYVINADWLRRYKEVVDWAVDEGLYVMINIHHDSWIWLKNWNGDTSAAEYQEFSDYWKQVASYFADEPLSVCFETINEPQFADGDAQAKLNAVSKAAYDIIRATAGNEQRMIVIPTLGTAHDDTAKLQATVDFIHKDLKNDANVIATVHYYSEWVYSANLGRTGFDESIYGDERTPRNVIDSFADRMNQYFTENGIGLVIGEYGLLAYDSSSDGALQAGEELKYYEYMGTMANENGFSYMFWDNGSGIDRTSYQWKKPLAGKMLEASINGRSSYATGLDTLYLEEDPTGDVKLPLTLNGNEFKGIEGLTEGSDYTYDEASATITLKQGYLAKMYEAKGGYGIIADLTLRFSAGADWHEYVVHSGTPAVNATGTVTGTKSEGLTIPMAFNGVELKNITATENGNRVGPNSGWWQYLQNSGSFSVHYDSADRASGTLTVLPAFFDDGSVTDGDVTFTITFQDGQTLDVNFNIAGETVALK, encoded by the coding sequence GTGCCGCAAGTCATGGGAAGGAACGGCCGCCAGCGGCGCATGGGTGCGCTGCTGACCGTGGTCACGGCAATGTTCGCCGTGCTTCTCATGATGGCTGGCATGACGACACCCGCTTTGGCCGCCGAGCAGCATGCCGCGGTGACCATCAACGCCGAACGGGTTGCCGCCGGCGAATACCGGCTGACCATCACCAACAACGGTAGTGAAACCATCGTCAAGGCAACCGGTGTCACCACCGTGCCGCAAGAGATTCTCGCGGATGGCGCCGCAGCCAGCTACGCATGGCAGGTGAGCGGACTGCAATCCGGCGCATCCGCGGTCGCGCAGCAGGACGGTAAGGCTCTGACCATCCACATCAAGGAGGGGTCCACTTCCGGCAAAACCAAGGAGCAGATCACAGACAACACCGCCGCAACCGTATCGACGGATACGCAGCGCAAAACAACCGACAACAAGGCCGTTAAGAAAAGTGCCGGAATCCTTGGCAGCACAGGCTCCGCGGTGTATGCGATCGCACTGATTGCGGTGGGTCTTGCAGGTGTCGGCATCTCCTGCAAGTGGGAGAACGGCCGTCTTGCCGTACGCCGTACGATTGCCGTGCTGGGAACCGTCGCCATGATTGCAGGCTGCATGTACGCTGTTCCGCAACGGCAGGCATCCGCTGCGCAGCACACCGCCACAGTCCAAGGCGTCACCTCGGCGATTGCCGTGAACGGTAAGGAATATCAGCTTGCCTCCGACGTGACCATTACCTACGAGCAAGTTGCCACGTTGTCTTCCACCGAATATGCCAAGGCCATGGGCGCCGGCTGGAATCTGGGCAATTCCTTCGATGGCGTCAACACCGATCTGAGTGCCGAAGACAAGGGTGAAGAGGCCTGGGGCAATCCGAAGGTGACCCGCGAGCTCATCCATTCCGTCAAGGAGAAAGGCTACACGAGTATTCGAGTTCCGATGACCGTCTACCATCGTTCCAGCGAAAACAAGGATGCGAAGGACGGCGAATACCGTTACGTCATCAACGCGGATTGGCTGAGGCGATACAAGGAAGTCGTGGATTGGGCCGTGGATGAAGGCCTGTACGTGATGATCAACATCCATCACGATTCCTGGATCTGGCTGAAGAACTGGAACGGCGACACCTCCGCCGCCGAATACCAGGAGTTCAGCGACTATTGGAAACAGGTCGCCTCCTATTTCGCCGATGAACCACTGTCCGTATGCTTCGAGACCATCAACGAACCGCAGTTCGCGGATGGCGACGCGCAGGCCAAGCTCAATGCCGTCAGCAAGGCGGCATACGACATCATCCGCGCCACCGCAGGCAACGAGCAACGCATGATCGTAATTCCGACACTCGGCACCGCACATGACGACACCGCCAAACTGCAGGCGACGGTCGACTTCATCCACAAGGATCTCAAGAACGATGCGAACGTCATCGCCACCGTGCACTACTACAGCGAATGGGTGTACAGCGCCAATCTCGGTCGCACCGGTTTCGACGAATCCATCTACGGCGACGAGCGCACCCCGCGCAACGTCATCGATTCCTTCGCCGACCGCATGAATCAGTACTTCACCGAGAACGGCATCGGTCTGGTAATCGGCGAATACGGTCTGCTGGCCTATGATTCTTCCTCCGACGGCGCGCTACAGGCGGGCGAGGAGCTCAAATACTACGAGTACATGGGCACAATGGCCAACGAGAACGGCTTCTCCTATATGTTCTGGGATAACGGTTCGGGCATCGACCGCACCAGCTACCAGTGGAAGAAGCCCCTTGCCGGCAAGATGCTCGAAGCGAGCATCAACGGCCGTTCTTCCTATGCAACCGGACTGGACACCTTGTATCTCGAAGAGGATCCGACCGGCGACGTCAAGTTGCCGCTGACCTTGAACGGCAACGAATTCAAGGGCATCGAGGGACTGACTGAAGGCTCCGACTACACCTACGATGAAGCCAGCGCCACAATCACGCTCAAGCAGGGCTATCTAGCCAAGATGTACGAGGCCAAGGGTGGTTACGGCATCATCGCCGACCTGACGCTGAGGTTCTCCGCAGGTGCCGACTGGCACGAGTACGTAGTGCATTCCGGTACTCCGGCCGTGAACGCCACCGGAACCGTGACCGGCACCAAGAGTGAAGGTCTGACGATTCCGATGGCCTTCAACGGTGTCGAGCTGAAAAACATCACCGCGACCGAAAACGGTAATCGCGTCGGACCGAACTCCGGCTGGTGGCAGTACCTGCAGAACAGCGGATCGTTTAGCGTGCACTACGATTCCGCCGACCGTGCAAGCGGTACGCTGACCGTGCTGCCGGCCTTCTTCGACGACGGTTCAGTGACCGACGGCGACGTGACCTTCACGATCACGTTCCAAGACGGCCAAACGCTCGACGTCAACTTCAATATTGCCGGCGAAACGGTGGCGTTGAAGTAG